A window of Methanolobus sediminis contains these coding sequences:
- a CDS encoding COG1361 S-layer family protein: MVVCILLSIAFVASVPSVAAKEYLPPTYEYTNNFYNSYGEPSISASVLGDTEFDRGETATIEVVLANRGVIYGFKADKSVGTSETEHQLSLDELQYETMRTTAYGIKASLVSPTDMIDIDPETNSHTLDELYPGVLPDDPMEFTVTLSEDIPAGVYILELPLSYEYQSEVRMTAGESIILGEPDLDHTSIYTNVETTLQIPIIVKPAAKFEVTNITGTLVSGGTSVVNVTYTNTGELTAEDAIARIVAMKPLSSERSTRALGTMEPGESRTATFTITSDVGTLAKSYGIDSEIKYIDEDGDDAFSTSMKVSLPLEEPERELNVTGLALAGIFVIIIVLVVKNKRKNASDNN, from the coding sequence ATGGTGGTATGTATTCTGCTTTCTATTGCTTTTGTAGCTTCAGTACCTTCTGTGGCCGCAAAAGAATACTTGCCTCCTACTTATGAATATACAAATAATTTCTACAACTCTTACGGTGAGCCTTCAATTTCGGCTTCCGTGCTTGGTGATACAGAATTCGATAGGGGAGAAACTGCAACTATTGAAGTTGTCCTTGCAAATCGTGGTGTGATATATGGTTTCAAGGCAGACAAGAGTGTAGGTACTTCAGAAACAGAGCATCAGCTTTCACTTGATGAATTGCAGTATGAAACCATGAGGACAACTGCATATGGTATCAAGGCAAGTCTTGTTTCTCCAACGGATATGATAGATATCGATCCTGAAACAAACAGTCACACTCTGGATGAATTATATCCCGGGGTTTTACCTGATGATCCAATGGAATTCACTGTAACCCTGTCAGAGGATATTCCGGCAGGTGTGTATATACTGGAATTACCTCTGAGCTATGAATATCAGAGTGAGGTAAGGATGACTGCAGGTGAATCTATAATCCTCGGTGAGCCGGATCTTGACCACACAAGTATTTACACGAATGTGGAAACGACTCTTCAGATACCTATTATTGTTAAACCTGCAGCAAAGTTCGAAGTAACGAATATTACAGGTACTCTGGTATCAGGCGGTACAAGTGTTGTGAATGTAACATACACCAACACTGGTGAACTTACTGCTGAAGATGCTATTGCAAGGATAGTTGCAATGAAGCCTCTAAGTTCTGAACGTTCAACTCGTGCTCTTGGTACAATGGAGCCCGGTGAAAGCAGAACAGCTACTTTCACAATCACTTCTGATGTTGGTACACTCGCAAAGAGCTATGGTATTGACAGTGAGATCAAATACATCGATGAAGATGGTGACGATGCTTTCTCAACAAGTATGAAAGTAAGTCTGCCGCTTGAGGAACCTGAAAGAGAACTTAATGTAACAGGATTGGCCCTTGCTGGCATTTTTGTGATAATAATTGTATTGGTTGTTAAAAATAAAAGGAAAAACGCGTCTGATAACAATTAA
- a CDS encoding COG1361 S-layer family protein: MIKNINFKTVVSVSLILSLLFIMPASADTMSTMDLELPDFFNFDENYYTVYGGPDVSATLVGDNEYSRGDDVTLKVNLMNKGVITGFKSEEDNDPLSELDQKIQQTEMGYEAQRTTAIGIVAILTSDDPNVRVKSGPQEAGTLSSGEQTSEPLEFNIEISKNAPAGEYPLNLTLYYGYQENVQINGDNETDLGITNMEVGLWYAVGQQMDQVSVIVDEEADFEITNVTGELVLGEEGIIHVIYKNVGEEAVKDATVRISADDPFSTTDDQSFIGSLEPGESAEAIFKLKVDETGVAKTYAINSEVKYEDMDGHSQTSDTVKITTEVLPVGSSGSGSGAYVGIVVVLIVVVVAAIGAKKFLVKKEEDN; this comes from the coding sequence ATGATTAAAAATATTAACTTTAAAACGGTGGTTTCAGTATCATTGATCCTCAGCTTGCTCTTTATAATGCCTGCAAGTGCTGATACCATGTCCACAATGGATCTGGAACTTCCTGATTTCTTCAATTTTGATGAGAACTATTACACAGTTTATGGTGGTCCGGATGTATCTGCCACCCTGGTAGGAGATAATGAATATTCAAGAGGCGACGATGTCACTCTTAAGGTCAACCTGATGAACAAAGGTGTCATTACAGGTTTTAAGTCCGAAGAGGATAATGACCCGTTATCAGAACTGGATCAGAAGATCCAGCAGACCGAAATGGGATATGAAGCACAGAGAACAACAGCAATCGGTATTGTTGCGATCCTTACTTCCGATGATCCTAATGTAAGGGTAAAGTCCGGTCCGCAGGAAGCAGGAACCCTTTCATCAGGTGAACAGACATCTGAGCCGCTTGAGTTCAATATTGAGATTTCAAAGAATGCACCAGCCGGTGAATATCCACTTAACCTGACTCTCTACTACGGTTATCAGGAAAATGTCCAGATCAACGGTGACAATGAAACTGATCTTGGTATCACTAATATGGAAGTTGGTCTCTGGTATGCAGTAGGCCAGCAGATGGATCAGGTGAGTGTCATTGTTGATGAAGAGGCCGACTTTGAAATTACAAACGTCACTGGTGAACTTGTTCTTGGTGAAGAAGGCATAATCCATGTGATCTACAAGAATGTTGGCGAAGAGGCTGTCAAGGACGCAACTGTAAGAATAAGTGCAGACGATCCTTTCAGCACAACCGATGACCAGTCATTCATAGGTTCACTTGAACCTGGGGAGTCTGCAGAAGCTATCTTTAAGCTTAAGGTAGACGAGACCGGTGTTGCAAAGACATATGCGATCAACAGTGAAGTCAAATACGAAGATATGGATGGTCACAGCCAGACTTCTGATACTGTGAAGATCACAACAGAAGTTCTGCCAGTAGGATCATCAGGTTCTGGCTCAGGAGCGTATGTAGGTATTGTTGTAGTGCTTATCGTTGTAGTTGTGGCTGCAATTGGTGCTAAGAAATTCCTTGTGAAAAAAGAAGAAGATAACTGA
- a CDS encoding TrmB family transcriptional regulator: MIFTSLQNLGFTSYEAKVYVALVRNENATVSTLHDDSGVPNSAIYGALKKLEKRGIIEFQNTKPMRYRCIPPEDAMAKLKNDYSEECDIAFEKLNDIYGESTTETTEELIWNINGVRNVTSKVIQMMEAAKKDILILASSTPFRTIAENHASLKKDYTTIIGVMNRKAGEEGISVRVISSCEDEAKKIKNLVPLATVRVNSIEEADSKMKSFVIVVDNSEMLVDILKDGDGDADLSAVWTNGAEFSSVISHLLSAKWEISEKYVI, encoded by the coding sequence ATGATTTTCACATCTCTTCAGAATCTTGGTTTTACTTCTTATGAAGCAAAGGTTTACGTGGCTCTTGTCAGGAATGAGAATGCAACAGTTTCAACGTTGCATGATGATTCCGGGGTTCCGAATTCAGCAATTTATGGTGCTTTGAAAAAACTGGAAAAACGAGGAATAATCGAATTCCAGAATACAAAACCAATGCGTTACAGGTGTATTCCGCCCGAGGATGCCATGGCCAAGTTAAAGAACGATTATTCAGAGGAATGTGATATTGCCTTTGAAAAACTAAATGATATATATGGTGAATCTACAACAGAAACAACTGAAGAACTTATCTGGAACATCAATGGTGTTAGAAATGTTACTTCTAAAGTAATCCAGATGATGGAAGCTGCAAAAAAGGACATTCTTATATTGGCTTCATCAACACCTTTCAGGACAATTGCAGAAAACCATGCATCCCTCAAAAAAGATTATACTACTATAATAGGTGTCATGAACAGGAAAGCCGGTGAAGAAGGCATTAGTGTAAGGGTCATAAGTTCCTGTGAGGATGAAGCAAAGAAGATCAAGAATCTGGTTCCCCTGGCAACTGTACGTGTAAACTCCATTGAAGAAGCCGATTCAAAAATGAAGAGTTTTGTTATTGTTGTTGATAATTCTGAAATGCTTGTTGATATACTGAAAGATGGAGATGGAGATGCCGATCTGTCTGCAGTATGGACTAATGGTGCAGAATTCTCTTCTGTAATTTCCCATCTTTTAAGCGCTAAATGGGAAATCTCTGAAAAATATGTGATATGA
- a CDS encoding PGF-pre-PGF domain-containing protein: MLLTKRNIKVQLIISAVFMILAIIPASAVYSVTFDPVAQSNYVSTTGSLEFSVSTEDSSNIMWLLNNVIVKQSFSSTSSSYSFSEAEAGTYNLTAVVSGSTDVSSKIWTVTVAPAFNISFSPDEMVISSRLDREPVFRANVSEESDVVWYVDDDEVASYTGIYNSSYIPDVSGTGNYSIVAYISNPNGSIENQWYWVATPTPSQIISGGSGGSSSSGSVSSGEDYKNILVKEVSMQILNKNVLTKFTFNEVSNPISSLEFTSSVNAGYVRMSLEVLKNHSSFVSEDPDDEVYCYVNINPDRTGLDNKISNTRIFFNVSQQWLDDNDIDADSVRLNLFSSYGWKTFPVKILEGSNSSDNSNSNITFVSTTTCFGNFAITGKVNGSSEDDVVVIDMGSDSSKTSSGADPDPKKEEDASNSENAFDSVLRSMKELFIKRNPVNT, encoded by the coding sequence TTGTTACTCACTAAACGCAATATTAAGGTTCAGCTTATAATTTCCGCTGTTTTTATGATATTGGCAATTATTCCTGCATCTGCAGTTTATAGTGTTACATTTGATCCAGTTGCACAATCAAATTATGTATCAACTACTGGCTCACTTGAATTTTCAGTATCAACAGAGGATTCTTCCAATATTATGTGGTTACTGAATAATGTAATTGTAAAACAGAGTTTTTCATCCACTTCTTCATCCTATTCATTCTCTGAAGCAGAAGCTGGAACTTATAATTTAACAGCAGTTGTATCAGGTTCAACTGATGTATCGAGTAAAATATGGACTGTAACTGTCGCTCCTGCATTCAATATTTCATTTTCACCAGATGAAATGGTTATAAGTTCAAGACTTGACCGAGAACCTGTTTTCAGGGCAAATGTAAGTGAAGAATCTGATGTTGTCTGGTATGTCGATGATGATGAGGTAGCAAGTTATACTGGTATTTACAACAGCAGTTATATTCCTGATGTCTCAGGAACTGGAAATTATAGTATTGTTGCCTATATTTCAAATCCTAATGGGAGCATCGAAAACCAGTGGTATTGGGTAGCCACTCCAACCCCATCTCAGATTATCTCTGGTGGAAGCGGAGGTAGTAGTTCATCAGGTTCTGTTTCTTCCGGTGAGGATTACAAGAATATTCTTGTGAAAGAAGTAAGCATGCAGATACTCAATAAAAATGTACTTACTAAGTTTACATTCAATGAAGTGAGTAATCCTATAAGCTCTCTTGAGTTCACTTCATCTGTCAACGCAGGGTATGTACGTATGTCACTTGAGGTATTGAAGAATCATTCTTCATTTGTGTCAGAAGACCCGGATGATGAGGTTTACTGTTATGTGAATATCAACCCTGACAGGACAGGTCTTGATAACAAGATAAGTAATACTCGTATTTTTTTTAACGTCAGTCAGCAGTGGCTTGATGATAACGATATTGATGCTGATTCTGTACGTCTGAATCTGTTTAGCAGCTACGGCTGGAAAACTTTCCCTGTAAAGATTCTGGAAGGCTCAAATTCATCGGATAATTCTAATTCAAACATCACTTTTGTTTCAACAACTACTTGCTTTGGCAATTTTGCAATAACCGGAAAGGTGAACGGAAGTTCAGAGGATGATGTGGTAGTTATCGATATGGGCAGTGATTCTTCTAAGACTTCTTCAGGTGCTGATCCTGATCCCAAAAAAGAAGAGGATGCTTCTAATTCAGAAAATGCATTTGATTCCGTACTTAGATCCATGAAAGAATTATTTATAAAAAGAAATCCTGTAAATACTTAA
- a CDS encoding AI-2E family transporter: MALTTNSKVWSIMLIVSLFLTIFFVVLFHFEDIFIVLIIGSILVLLTDSILIEFNRHFGHKSLWARRIYAVSLIVIGVLLVSLLMIGQLSDMNSLVNSQEEYETGISSIFSTYGYLLSSQNNANMGPIVGEAPSGAPSGNVSGNMSAAANGNMAAGPLVSSTDMQSIGDYIFSFFSSLISRLSYFVFTGLLIIPMMFRLYFSKKNVIASEIVSFFPVKYQDCVSSSMLDIGKRLRDYFSAKILESVIVGLICCVGFYLAGINGWFFLGVLAGLLNIVPYIGPVIGAIPAIIIAFIVSPTTALYAIITVVIAQLVDNLYLIPYMISGKVNVNPLLSILLTLIFADMLGALGMILAIPVYIIYKVVLTEFYNELRKIYPDEYDA; the protein is encoded by the coding sequence GTGGCACTGACAACTAATTCTAAGGTATGGAGCATAATGCTCATAGTATCCTTATTCCTTACAATTTTCTTTGTTGTGCTGTTTCACTTTGAGGATATATTCATCGTTCTGATAATAGGAAGTATACTTGTACTCCTGACTGATAGTATTCTTATAGAGTTTAACCGGCATTTTGGTCATAAGTCTCTCTGGGCAAGGAGAATCTATGCTGTATCTCTTATTGTAATTGGCGTATTGCTGGTATCTCTATTAATGATAGGGCAGTTGTCAGACATGAATTCTCTTGTAAATTCTCAGGAGGAGTATGAAACAGGTATTTCAAGTATCTTTTCTACTTATGGTTATCTCCTTTCTTCACAAAATAATGCTAATATGGGTCCAATAGTTGGCGAAGCTCCATCAGGTGCTCCTTCTGGGAATGTGAGTGGAAACATGAGTGCAGCTGCCAATGGAAATATGGCTGCAGGTCCCCTGGTATCCAGTACGGACATGCAGTCAATTGGAGATTATATCTTCAGTTTCTTCTCTTCATTGATTTCAAGGTTATCGTATTTTGTATTCACCGGCCTGCTGATAATACCAATGATGTTCCGTCTCTATTTTTCAAAGAAGAACGTAATAGCTTCTGAGATCGTTAGTTTTTTCCCGGTAAAATATCAGGATTGTGTATCCTCTTCAATGCTGGATATTGGAAAACGGCTCCGGGATTATTTCTCTGCAAAGATTCTTGAAAGTGTTATTGTAGGACTTATCTGCTGTGTCGGTTTTTATCTTGCCGGAATCAACGGATGGTTCTTTTTAGGTGTACTTGCAGGTTTGCTTAATATAGTACCTTACATTGGTCCTGTGATTGGTGCGATTCCTGCTATAATAATAGCTTTTATTGTAAGCCCGACAACTGCACTTTATGCGATAATAACAGTTGTGATTGCCCAGCTTGTGGACAACCTCTATCTTATTCCGTATATGATCTCAGGTAAAGTGAATGTGAATCCGTTGTTAAGTATTCTGCTGACTCTCATATTCGCGGATATGCTTGGTGCTCTGGGTATGATACTTGCAATACCTGTGTATATTATTTATAAAGTGGTGTTGACTGAGTTTTACAATGAACTGAGAAAGATATATCCGGATGAGTATGATGCTTGA
- a CDS encoding DUF169 domain-containing protein: MNNEDIQKYGNELKEVLQMTTSPVAVHLVGTDEEIPADIPHIGETTRHCQMVDNVRRLGTQFYSTLDDQMCKGGASVMGLTEMSPKLKSGEVYYNLNHFASLEAAKATMDRVPMVEANSIKAVLYAPLEKATFMPDVILVIAKPRIVMELSQALLQKNGGRVNAGFAGKQSVCADGVSYPYLTGEAGVTIGCSGSRKYTEIQDEEMIMSVPVDMLPALVESAKAMFGTYAC, from the coding sequence ATGAACAACGAAGATATCCAGAAATATGGTAACGAACTCAAAGAAGTACTTCAAATGACCACGTCTCCGGTTGCCGTGCATCTTGTAGGAACCGATGAGGAGATCCCTGCTGACATTCCACATATCGGTGAGACAACCAGGCACTGTCAGATGGTCGACAACGTAAGAAGGCTTGGTACCCAGTTCTATTCAACACTTGATGACCAGATGTGCAAGGGTGGCGCATCCGTAATGGGACTTACAGAGATGAGTCCAAAGCTCAAGTCCGGCGAGGTCTATTATAACCTCAATCACTTTGCATCTCTTGAAGCTGCAAAAGCAACTATGGACAGAGTTCCAATGGTGGAGGCAAATTCCATCAAGGCTGTACTCTATGCTCCTCTTGAGAAGGCAACTTTCATGCCTGATGTTATCCTTGTCATTGCAAAGCCAAGGATAGTTATGGAGCTTTCACAGGCCCTGCTCCAGAAGAATGGCGGACGTGTGAATGCAGGATTTGCCGGTAAACAGAGTGTCTGTGCAGACGGTGTTTCATATCCATATCTTACAGGTGAGGCTGGTGTTACTATCGGTTGCAGTGGCAGCAGAAAGTACACTGAGATCCAGGATGAGGAAATGATCATGAGCGTACCTGTAGACATGTTGCCTGCTCTTGTAGAATCTGCAAAGGCCATGTTTGGCACATACGCCTGTTAA
- a CDS encoding MBL fold metallo-hydrolase, protein MKLTIVYDNDAGEGLKCGWGFACLIETESNNILFDTGWDGHLLLENMEKLAIDPQNIDTLVLSHQHWDHIGGVTTFLNINPDVDVYVPSGFSPRLKKEITSRIKRKLYGVASPQEICDKIYTTGELEKKGTGIKEHSLILECDSGNYVLTGCAHPGLLLILEAASSFGKMDGIIGGLHDSQEYGSFKDMQLIGAGHCTSHKDVIRKMYPEKFRKIFAGYSIEL, encoded by the coding sequence ATGAAACTTACAATTGTCTATGATAATGATGCAGGAGAAGGTCTGAAATGTGGCTGGGGATTTGCCTGCCTGATAGAAACCGAATCAAACAATATACTGTTTGATACCGGCTGGGACGGACACCTGCTTCTTGAAAACATGGAAAAATTAGCAATTGACCCGCAGAACATTGATACACTTGTACTCTCCCATCAACATTGGGACCACATTGGAGGAGTTACAACTTTCCTTAACATAAATCCGGATGTTGACGTGTATGTCCCATCCGGATTTTCCCCACGCCTTAAAAAGGAGATCACCTCGCGGATAAAAAGGAAACTGTACGGGGTAGCTTCCCCACAGGAAATCTGCGATAAAATTTACACAACTGGTGAATTAGAAAAAAAAGGCACCGGCATAAAAGAACACTCCCTGATCCTGGAATGCGATTCCGGAAATTACGTCCTCACAGGTTGTGCCCATCCTGGACTGCTCTTAATTTTGGAAGCTGCATCTTCTTTTGGTAAAATGGACGGAATAATCGGAGGGTTGCATGATAGTCAGGAATATGGCTCATTCAAAGATATGCAACTTATCGGAGCAGGACATTGTACATCCCATAAGGATGTTATAAGAAAAATGTATCCTGAAAAGTTCCGGAAAATATTTGCCGGATATTCAATCGAGCTTTGA
- a CDS encoding DUF1847 domain-containing protein, whose protein sequence is MKCAYCDDKMCREGKDCAGITDDISYEGNELESMKISAAIEARYYMQKTRLEEIILYAQEMGYKKLGLAFCVGMEKEAEIIEKILEKHFDVFSVCCKVSAISKEEYELEKLYPESFDPTCNPIGQAMILEKKATELNIIIGLCIGHDIVFTQHSAAPVTTFIVKDRVLAHNPAGAIYSGYYLKKVFGITD, encoded by the coding sequence ATGAAATGCGCGTATTGCGATGATAAAATGTGCCGGGAAGGCAAGGATTGTGCAGGCATAACCGACGATATCAGTTATGAAGGGAACGAGCTTGAATCTATGAAAATTTCTGCTGCCATTGAAGCCCGATACTATATGCAGAAAACAAGGCTTGAAGAAATAATCCTGTATGCGCAGGAGATGGGCTACAAAAAACTCGGGCTTGCTTTCTGTGTTGGCATGGAAAAGGAAGCAGAGATCATAGAAAAAATCCTGGAAAAGCATTTTGATGTATTTTCCGTATGCTGCAAAGTTTCAGCAATCAGCAAAGAAGAGTATGAACTTGAAAAATTATACCCTGAATCCTTTGACCCGACATGCAACCCCATAGGCCAGGCAATGATACTTGAAAAGAAAGCCACAGAACTCAATATCATTATCGGCCTTTGCATAGGACATGACATAGTTTTCACACAGCATTCAGCAGCGCCGGTAACCACATTTATTGTAAAGGATCGTGTGCTTGCACATAATCCTGCAGGAGCCATTTACTCAGGATACTACCTGAAGAAAGTGTTTGGAATTACAGACTGA
- a CDS encoding DUF169 domain-containing protein codes for MDNAEISDKLVKLLGLRYEPVAVKVIRKGEKIPEGFSEPEKNIRHCQSIMRARKGESFVIPADKHACMVGASSLGLVPLPPKVKEGEFHANLGMFDCSDAAANMICQRSAFEEESTIATVVGPLKDFKTEPDVVLLIDLPETLYWLIPAATFFEGGRQAFSTAAFQATCVDSTIIPITSGKMNMSLGCYGCRRSTDIQNDEMIAGIPYKNLEKMIEALEKISDGPMQKARQK; via the coding sequence ATGGACAATGCCGAGATATCAGATAAACTTGTAAAGCTCCTTGGCCTCAGGTATGAACCGGTTGCTGTAAAAGTAATAAGGAAAGGCGAAAAGATTCCGGAAGGATTCAGTGAACCTGAGAAAAACATCCGACACTGCCAGTCAATAATGAGGGCAAGGAAAGGAGAATCTTTTGTAATTCCCGCAGACAAACATGCGTGTATGGTTGGAGCCTCAAGTCTTGGACTTGTGCCACTGCCTCCTAAAGTAAAGGAAGGGGAATTCCATGCGAATCTTGGAATGTTTGATTGTTCCGATGCTGCAGCGAACATGATATGTCAACGCTCAGCATTTGAAGAAGAGAGTACCATTGCTACAGTAGTCGGACCTTTGAAGGACTTCAAAACAGAACCAGATGTAGTTTTACTAATTGACCTTCCTGAAACGCTATACTGGCTTATCCCTGCAGCTACATTTTTTGAAGGTGGAAGGCAGGCATTCAGTACTGCAGCATTCCAGGCAACATGTGTTGATTCCACTATAATACCAATTACCAGTGGTAAAATGAATATGAGCCTTGGTTGCTATGGATGCCGTCGATCAACAGACATCCAGAATGATGAAATGATAGCAGGAATTCCTTATAAGAATCTGGAAAAGATGATAGAAGCTCTCGAAAAAATAAGCGATGGTCCAATGCAAAAGGCAAGACAGAAGTGA
- the cfbA gene encoding sirohydrochlorin nickelochelatase has protein sequence MSEKIGILAIGHGSRLPYNNQVVTEIADMIAENHPEYIVKAGFMENSEPTVEEALMSFEGTGVTTIAAAPVFLASGIHITEDIPAILKLDPETNEGELELDGNKVKIVYAKPLGSDKLIAELIFKRAQEVL, from the coding sequence ATGAGCGAAAAAATAGGAATTTTGGCTATTGGACACGGCAGCAGATTACCATACAACAACCAGGTAGTAACCGAGATCGCAGATATGATTGCAGAGAACCACCCAGAGTACATCGTAAAGGCAGGATTCATGGAGAACAGCGAACCTACCGTAGAAGAGGCACTCATGTCATTTGAAGGTACAGGTGTAACAACCATCGCTGCAGCACCAGTATTCCTTGCATCAGGCATCCACATTACAGAAGATATCCCTGCAATCCTTAAACTGGACCCTGAGACTAACGAAGGTGAACTTGAACTTGACGGAAACAAGGTAAAGATCGTCTACGCAAAGCCTCTTGGAAGTGACAAGCTCATCGCAGAACTTATCTTCAAGAGAGCACAGGAAGTCCTTTAA
- the fdhD gene encoding formate dehydrogenase accessory sulfurtransferase FdhD: MSEHWYSERNRKTEVFFKGEETISSPFYVPIECLEITENSKQHITVDVIVEEKFELFVNNVHITTFFASPCELEELALGFLVCEGFIEPDTPVDSIKIEEKSIFCEIEINTPELEELTHLERCGTTSYRKDVIKHIKSDTKFSTEAIAHAVSQLKELGRAWHSTGGAHTSIIYNNQGEVLYFCEDVGRACSVDKVVGKALMNGTDLSECGLATTGRLASTMVSKAMNAGIPLISSKGATVRESVELADKAGMTLVAFVRGKNLYVYAGEERIRI, encoded by the coding sequence ATGAGTGAGCACTGGTACTCAGAAAGGAACAGGAAGACTGAAGTCTTCTTCAAAGGCGAGGAAACGATTTCCTCTCCCTTTTATGTCCCAATAGAGTGCCTGGAAATCACTGAGAACAGTAAACAACACATTACTGTGGACGTTATTGTTGAGGAAAAGTTTGAGCTTTTCGTGAATAACGTTCACATAACTACTTTTTTTGCAAGCCCCTGCGAACTTGAGGAGCTGGCATTGGGATTTCTGGTCTGCGAGGGGTTCATTGAACCTGATACACCGGTTGATTCAATAAAGATTGAAGAAAAATCTATTTTCTGTGAAATTGAAATTAACACTCCTGAGCTGGAGGAACTAACACATCTTGAAAGATGCGGGACAACATCATACCGCAAAGATGTTATCAAACACATTAAGTCAGATACAAAATTCAGCACCGAAGCAATTGCTCATGCCGTCAGCCAATTAAAAGAACTTGGAAGAGCATGGCACAGTACCGGCGGTGCACACACATCTATTATCTACAACAACCAGGGAGAAGTGCTCTATTTCTGCGAGGACGTTGGCAGAGCATGCTCAGTGGACAAGGTTGTGGGTAAAGCTCTGATGAATGGAACTGATCTTTCAGAATGCGGTCTTGCCACTACTGGCAGGCTGGCATCTACCATGGTTTCAAAGGCTATGAATGCAGGCATACCTCTTATTTCAAGTAAAGGTGCCACTGTACGAGAATCAGTTGAACTGGCTGATAAGGCAGGGATGACGCTGGTAGCTTTTGTGAGAGGGAAGAATCTGTATGTTTATGCAGGTGAAGAGAGAATCAGGATATAA
- a CDS encoding formylmethanofuran dehydrogenase subunit B has protein sequence MVYKNIICPVCGGSCDDVQVNLDKENGTIDVQNACKMGSAKFKEVVSHHRLLKPTIRENGKVKDVSWDEALEMAADILVNAKKPFFFLGSETSCEAQEVGLHIAEYLGGIADSNATICHGPTVMGIQESGMVGATAGQAKNRADMIVYWGVNALESMPRHMSRYGVFPRGYWTKRGRFDRTMVTVDPRVTPTAAASDLHLQLNPNSDYELLSALFTILNGKEPHPSVEEITGIPISVMKQTVEMMKESNFVAIYVGLGVSSSYGKHRNIEIALNFVKEMNNYTKCNIGALRGHCNVAGFNQLASYLYGYPFGLDFTKGYPRYNPGETTCVDLLREKDVDAAFVMCADLMDHIPADSAQYLADIPMICLDIAPCPSTTAADVVLPGVIDAMECDGTFYRLDNVPVYFEPFTDSPFSETKSNEDTLKQLFAKVKAKKEA, from the coding sequence ATGGTCTATAAGAACATTATCTGTCCTGTTTGCGGAGGTTCATGTGACGACGTTCAGGTGAATCTCGATAAAGAGAACGGCACAATAGATGTCCAGAATGCATGTAAAATGGGTTCTGCCAAGTTCAAGGAAGTTGTAAGCCACCACAGACTCCTTAAACCAACCATCAGGGAAAATGGTAAGGTAAAGGACGTAAGCTGGGATGAAGCACTTGAAATGGCAGCAGATATTCTTGTAAATGCAAAGAAGCCATTCTTCTTCCTTGGAAGTGAGACATCCTGTGAAGCACAGGAAGTAGGACTTCACATTGCTGAATACCTTGGTGGAATAGCAGACTCTAACGCAACTATCTGCCACGGACCAACAGTTATGGGTATCCAGGAATCCGGTATGGTCGGAGCTACAGCCGGTCAGGCAAAGAACAGAGCCGACATGATCGTGTACTGGGGTGTCAATGCACTGGAATCCATGCCAAGACACATGTCAAGGTACGGTGTATTCCCAAGAGGATACTGGACAAAGAGAGGAAGATTTGACAGGACAATGGTCACAGTGGACCCAAGGGTAACCCCTACAGCCGCTGCATCAGACCTGCACCTTCAGCTTAACCCTAACTCCGACTACGAGCTTCTCAGCGCACTGTTCACAATCCTGAATGGCAAAGAGCCACACCCATCTGTTGAAGAGATCACAGGAATCCCAATTTCAGTGATGAAACAGACAGTTGAGATGATGAAGGAATCAAACTTCGTAGCTATCTACGTTGGTCTTGGTGTTTCATCCTCATACGGAAAGCACAGGAACATTGAGATCGCACTGAACTTCGTCAAGGAAATGAACAACTACACCAAGTGTAACATCGGTGCTCTCAGAGGTCACTGTAACGTAGCAGGATTCAACCAGCTTGCATCCTACCTCTACGGTTACCCATTCGGTCTTGACTTCACAAAGGGATACCCAAGGTACAACCCTGGAGAGACAACCTGTGTGGACCTGCTCAGGGAAAAGGACGTTGACGCTGCATTCGTTATGTGTGCAGACCTGATGGACCATATTCCTGCAGACAGTGCACAGTATCTCGCAGATATCCCAATGATCTGCCTTGATATTGCACCATGTCCATCAACCACTGCAGCAGATGTCGTTCTGCCTGGTGTAATTGATGCTATGGAATGTGATGGTACATTCTACAGGCTGGACAATGTGCCTGTATACTTCGAGCCATTCACAGATTCCCCATTCTCTGAAACAAAGAGCAATGAGGACACCCTTAAGCAGCTCTTTGCAAAGGTAAAGGCTAAAAAGGAAGCATGA